From Sparus aurata chromosome 9, fSpaAur1.1, whole genome shotgun sequence, a single genomic window includes:
- the LOC115588647 gene encoding olfactory receptor 4S2-like: MDNVSIVRIFILTGLNETNNYRVALLTLTFLYYCMILFFNLTIIMIIILDKNLHEPMYILLCSFCINGLYGTAGFYPKFIFDLLSSSHVISYETCLLQAFVMYSFACSDLSILAVMAYDRYLAICRPLHYLSFMSKSRLSKMVCFSWITPLCIFSINVALTSRLRLCSTNIQKILCVNWIIVKLACPNANTIPNNIIAYFTIFLYLSHGIFVIWTYMHLIKTSVRSKDDRVKFMQTCVPHLASLTTFAATILFDMMNMRFGSTDLPQSLQNFISIEFLLIPPVLNPLIYGFKLTKIRHRILGFVHVEKK, encoded by the coding sequence ATGGATAATGTTTCTATTGTAAGAATTTTTATTCTAACAGGgttaaatgagacaaataattACAGAGTAGCTCTCCTCACACTCACTTTTCTGTATTACtgtatgattttgtttttcaatttgactatcatcatgatcatcattTTGGATAAAAATCTGCATGAACCtatgtatattttattgtgCAGTTTTTGCATTAATGGCCTTTATGGGACTGCAGGTTTCTACCCTAAATTTATTTTTGATCTACTGTCTTCTTCTCATGTAATCTCATATGAAACATGTCTCCTACAGGCTTTTGTCATGTACTCTTTTGCTTGCAGTGATTTGTCCATTTTAGCGGTCATGGCATACGACAGATATCTGGCTATCTGTCGACCACTGCACTACCTCTCTTTCATGAGTAAGAGCAGGCTCTCTAAGATGGTGTGTTTCTCCTGGATAACACCTTTGTGCATCTTCTCCATCAATGTTGCGCTGACGTCGAGACTCAGATTGTGCAGcacaaatattcaaaaaattCTATGTGTGAATTGGATAATTGTTAAACTTGCATGCCCTAACGCTAACACTATTCCAAACAATATAATTGCATATTTTAcaattttcttgtatttgtctcATGGGATTTTTGTCATTTGGACCTATATGCATCTCATCAAAACGTCTGTGCGATCCAAAGATGACAGAGTGAAGTTTATGCAGACATGTGTGCCCCATTTAGCATCTTTAACTACATTTGCAGCTACAATACTTTTTGATATGATGAACATGCGATTTGGCTCCACAGATTTACCTCAAAGCCTTCAAAACTTCATCTCTATAGAATTTCTGCTCATTCCTCCTGTTTTGAATCCTCTAATATATGGATTTAAACTGACCAAAATACGACACAGAATTCTGGGTTTTGttcatgttgaaaaaaaatga
- the LOC115587531 gene encoding olfactory receptor 4Q2-like, whose amino-acid sequence MDNVSIVRIFILTGLNETNNYRVALFTFTLLYYCMILFFNLTIIMIIILDKALHEPMYILLCSFCINGLYGTAGFYPKFIFDLLSSSHVISYEACLLQAFVMYSSACSDLSILAVMAYDRYLAICRPLHYHSFMTKRRVCQMVCFSWITPLCIFSINVVLTSRLRLCSTIMKKMLCVNWIIVKLACPNSNTFLNNIFAYFTIFLYVSDGFFVIWTYMHLIQTSVRSKDDRVKFMQTCVPHLASLTTFVSIIIIDFMSMQFGSTDLPQSLQNLISIEFLLIPPVLNPLLYGFKLSKIRHRILGFVHVQRK is encoded by the coding sequence ATGGATAATGTTTCTATTGTAAGAATTTTTATTCTAACAGGgttaaatgagacaaataattACAGAGTAGCTCTCTTCACATTCACTTTACTGTATTACtgtatgattttgtttttcaatttgactatcatcatgatcatcattTTGGATAAAGCCCTGCATGAACCtatgtatattttattgtgCAGTTTTTGCATTAATGGCCTTTATGGGACTGCAGGTTTCTACCCTAAATTCATTTTTGATCTACTGTCTTCTTCTCATGTAATCTCATATGAAGCATGTCTCCTACAGGCTTTTGTCATGTACTCTTCTGCTTGCAGTGATTTGTCTATTCTAGCCGTCATGGCGTACGACAGATATCTGGCCATATGTCGACCACTGCACTACCACTCTTTCATGACTAAGAGGAGGGTCTGTCAGATGGTGTGTTTCTCCTGGATAACACCTTTGTGTATCTTCTCCATCAATGTTGTGCTGACGTCAAGACTCAGATTGTGCAGTAcaatcatgaaaaaaatgttatgtgtgAATTGGATAATTGTTAAACTTGCATGCCCTAACAGTAACACTTTTTTGAAcaatatatttgcatattttacaaTTTTCTTGTATGTGTCTGATGGGTTTTTCGTCATTTGGACTTATATGCATCTCATCCAAACTTCTGTGCGGTCCAAAGATGACAGAGTGAAGTTTATGCAGACATGTGTGCCCCATTTAGCATCTTTAACTACATTTGTTTCTATAATAATTATAGATTTTATGTCCATGCAATTTGGTTCCACAGATTTACCTCAAAGCCTTCAAAACTTAATCTCTATAGAATTTCTGCTCATTCCTCCTGTTTTGAATCCTCTATTATATGGATTTAAACTGAGCAAAATCAGACACAGAATTCTGGGTTTTGTTCATGTTCAAAGAAAATGA
- the LOC115588694 gene encoding olfactory receptor 4Q2-like has product MDNVSIVRIFILTGLNETNNYRVALFTFTLLYYCMILFFNLTIIMIIILDKNLHEPMYILLCSFCINGLYGTAGFYPKFIFDLLSSSHVISYEACLLQAFVMYSSACSDLSILAVMAYDRYLAICRPLHYRSFMTKRRVCQMVCFSWITPLCIFSINVVLTSRLRLCSTNMKKILCVNWIIVKLACPNTNTFLNNIFAYFTIFLYVSHGFFVIWTYMHLIQTSVRSKDDRVKFMQTCVPHLASLSTFVSIIIIDFMSMRFGSTDLPQSLQNFISIEFLLIPPVLNPLIYGFKLSKIRHRILGFVHVQRK; this is encoded by the coding sequence ATGGATAATGTTTCTATTGTAAGAATTTTTATTCTAACAGGgttaaatgagacaaataattACAGAGTAGCTCTCTTCACATTCACTTTACTGTATTACtgtatgattttgtttttcaatttgaCTATCATCATGATAATCATTTTGGATAAAAACCTGCATGAACCtatgtatattttattgtgCAGTTTTTGCATTAATGGCCTTTATGGGACTGCAGGTTTCTACCCTAAATTCATTTTTGATCTACTGTCTTCTTCTCATGTAATCTCATATGAAGCATGTCTCCTACAGGCTTTTGTCATGTACTCTTCTGCTTGCAGTGATTTGTCTATTCTAGCCGTCATGGCGTACGACAGATATCTGGCCATATGTCGACCACTGCACTACCGCTCTTTCATGACTAAGAGGAGGGTCTGTCAGATGGTGTGTTTCTCCTGGATAACACCTTTGTGTATCTTCTCCATCAATGTTGTGCTGACGTCAAGACTCAGATTGTGCAgtacaaacatgaaaaaaatttTATGTGTGAATTGGATAATTGTTAAACTTGCATGCCCTAACACTAACACTTTTTTGAAcaatatatttgcatattttacaaTTTTCTTGTATGTGTCTCATGGGTTTTTCGTCATTTGGACTTATATGCATCTCATCCAAACTTCTGTGCGGTCCAAAGATGACAGAGTGAAGTTTATGCAGACATGTGTGCCCCATTTAGCATCTTTAAGTACATTTGTTTCTATAATAATTATAGATTTTATGTCCATGCGATTTGGTTCCACAGATTTACCTCAAAGCCTTCAAAACTTCATCTCTATAGAATTTCTGCTCATTCCTCCTGTTTTGAATCCTCTAATATATGGATTTAAACTGAGCAAAATCAGACACAGAATTCTGGGTTTTGTTCATGTTCAAAGAAAATGA
- the LOC115588501 gene encoding olfactory receptor 4Q2-like, whose translation MDNVSIVRMFILTGLNETNNYRVALFTLTLLYYCMILFFNLTIIMIIILDKNLHEPMYILLCSFCINGLYGTAGFYPKFIFDLLSSSHVISYEACLVQAFVMYSFACSDLSILAVMAYDRYLAICRPLHYHSFMSKSRLSKMVCFSWITPLCIFSINVALTSRLRLCSTSIQKLLCVNWIIVRLACPDANTIPNNIIAYFTIFLYVSHGLFVIWTYMHLIITSVRSKDDRVKFMQTCVPHLASLTTFVATIVFDLMYMRFGSTDLPQSLQNFISIEFLLIPPVLNPLIYGFKLSKIRHRILGFVHVQRK comes from the coding sequence ATGGATAATGTTTCTATTGTAAGAATGTTTATTCTAACAGGgttaaatgagacaaataattACAGAGTAGCTCTCTTCACACTCACTTTACTGTATTACtgtatgattttgtttttcaatttgactatcatcatgatcatcattttggataaaaacctgcatgaacctatgtatattttattgtgCAGTTTTTGCATTAATGGCCTTTATGGGACTGCAGGTTTCTACCCTAAATTCATTTTCGATCTACTGTCTTCTTCTCATGTAATCTCATATGAAGCATGTCTCGTACAGGCTTTTGTCATGTACTCTTTTGCTTGCAGTGATTTGTCCATTTTAGCCGTCATGGCGTACGACAGATATCTGGCTATATGTCGACCACTGCACTACCACTCTTTTATGAGTAAGAGCAGGCTCTCTAAGATGGTGTGTTTCTCCTGGATAACACCTTTGTGCATCTTCTCCATCAATGTTGCGCTGACGTCAAGACTCAGATTGTGCAGTACAAGCATTCAAAAACTACTATGTGTGAATTGGATAATTGTTAGACTTGCATGCCCTGACGCTAACACTATTCCAAACAATATAATTGCATATTTTACAATTTTCTTGTATGTGTCTCATGGGCTTTTTGTCATTTGGACTTATATGCATCTCATCATAACTTCTGTAAGGTCTAAAGATGACAGAGTAAAGTTTATGCAGACATGTGTGCCCCATTTGGCCTCTTTAACTACATTTGTGGCAACAATAGTTTTTGATTTGATGTACATGCGATTTGGCTCCACAGATTTACCTCAAAGCCTTCAAAACTTCATCTCTATAGAATTTCTGCTCATTCCTCCTGTTTTGAATCCTCTAATTTATGGATTTAAACTGAGCAAAATACGACACAGAATTCTGGGTTTTGTTCATGTTCAAAGAAAATGA